A stretch of the Snodgrassella alvi genome encodes the following:
- the mutM gene encoding bifunctional DNA-formamidopyrimidine glycosylase/DNA-(apurinic or apyrimidinic site) lyase yields the protein MPELPEVETTLRGIAPYIVNQTIDCVEVRQPRLRWPVMENLSAQLEGEIVVSVKRRAKYLLIGLVSGTLIIHLGMSGSLRIFTDSSAPAVKKHDHLDIMFTNGTLLRFHDPRRFGAVLWFVGVVEHHPLLANLGPEPLSEKFNEEYLQQKLAKQKRAIKLAIMDNHTVVGVGNIYANEALFRSGIHPAAAAMSLNKIQVNALTRAIKQILEEAINAGGSTLRDFVNSAGNSGYFQLQHYVYGRAGEPCLKCGHPIEKMVLGQRSSFYCPHCQK from the coding sequence ATGCCCGAACTTCCTGAAGTTGAAACCACTCTGCGAGGAATTGCGCCTTATATTGTGAATCAGACTATTGACTGTGTTGAAGTGCGACAGCCACGGTTGCGCTGGCCGGTGATGGAGAATCTGAGTGCGCAACTTGAGGGTGAAATAGTTGTTTCGGTGAAACGGCGGGCAAAATATCTGTTAATTGGATTAGTTTCAGGAACCTTGATTATTCATTTAGGTATGTCTGGAAGCCTGCGTATTTTTACTGACTCCAGCGCGCCAGCAGTGAAAAAACATGACCATCTGGATATTATGTTTACTAATGGCACTTTGCTGCGCTTTCATGATCCCAGACGCTTTGGGGCGGTCTTGTGGTTTGTTGGCGTAGTTGAACACCATCCTCTATTGGCTAATTTAGGACCAGAACCTCTAAGTGAAAAATTTAATGAGGAATATTTGCAGCAAAAACTGGCTAAACAAAAGCGAGCGATTAAACTGGCAATTATGGATAATCATACGGTGGTGGGTGTAGGCAATATTTACGCCAATGAGGCACTATTTCGCTCCGGCATTCATCCTGCAGCCGCCGCTATGAGCTTAAACAAAATTCAGGTTAATGCACTGACTAGAGCTATCAAGCAAATATTGGAGGAAGCAATTAATGCTGGTGGGAGTACGCTGCGCGATTTTGTAAACAGTGCTGGTAATAGTGGCTATTTTCAGTTACAACATTATGTATACGGACGAGCTGGAGAACCGTGTTTAAAATGCGGCCATCCGATTGAGAAAATGGTATTGGGGCAACGTAGCAGTTTTTATTGCCCTCATTGCCAAAAATAA
- the rnr gene encoding ribonuclease R: MKKKSDLRHQDPYLERELQRYPNPLPSREWIIAVLEKIGIPVKINELAQKLTITEDEKEFFERRLTAMARDGQILINRRGAVCVANKLALVKCRVEVHKDDFGFAVPLNPGDGGDFVLYTRQMRGLMNGDIVTVRPAGTDRRGRREGQVLDVIERANQDVVGRLAIEHGVAMLVPEDKRLGASIVLQPDSLGKARTGQVLVARIESYPNATQAAVARVIEILGDYADSGMEIEIAVRKHHLPYQFSSECLTQAAKIPDHVKPTERKNRVDLRELPLITIDGETARDFDDAVYAEKIGRNYRLLVAIADVSHYVQPDDAIDRDAQDRATSVYFPRRVIPMLPENLSNGICSLNPNVERLCLVCDMVITYAGNIKSYEFYPAVMRSHARLTYTQAWDWISNDQFDDPLKLHVMNLYRLYKILLKKRLQRGAVEFESIETQMVFNQQGKIERIVPVERNEAHRLIEECMLAANVCAAEFLKQHKHPTLYRNHAGPTSERLNTLREQLALLGLSLNGGDHPTPKDYAELSEKIKDRADRNVIGVMLLRSMQQAVYEPQNIGHFGLAYPAYTHFTSPIRRYPDLTVHRAIKAVLQHKQYQPKSWTELGVHCSLAERKADNASRDVENWLKTYYMRDKIGEVFSGTISGMANFGLFVTLDNVYIDGMIHISDLGEDYFNFHPELMAIIGERSGIRFKLGDKVTVKVARADLDTSRIDLVLISANSGKRRQKNSAQKIQNKLNVSSSGKTQKVTNKKQKTNKLNLGKSQHPKSEKRTRRQSGSKKT; encoded by the coding sequence ATGAAAAAAAAATCAGATTTACGCCATCAAGACCCTTATTTAGAACGAGAATTACAGAGATATCCTAATCCTTTACCCAGCCGTGAGTGGATTATTGCCGTTTTGGAAAAAATCGGCATTCCTGTCAAAATCAATGAGCTGGCACAAAAACTCACCATTACTGAGGATGAAAAAGAATTTTTTGAGCGCCGCCTGACTGCTATGGCACGTGACGGACAAATTTTAATCAATCGTCGCGGTGCCGTCTGTGTCGCTAATAAGCTGGCTTTAGTAAAATGCCGAGTGGAAGTTCACAAGGATGATTTTGGTTTTGCAGTACCTTTAAATCCAGGTGATGGCGGTGACTTTGTACTCTATACCCGCCAGATGCGTGGGTTGATGAACGGTGACATTGTTACGGTACGACCAGCAGGCACAGATAGACGCGGTCGGCGTGAAGGTCAGGTATTGGATGTGATAGAGCGTGCCAATCAAGATGTAGTCGGCCGCCTGGCTATAGAGCATGGTGTCGCAATGCTGGTGCCAGAAGACAAGCGATTAGGAGCCAGTATTGTGCTCCAGCCTGATTCATTGGGTAAAGCGAGAACTGGACAAGTGTTGGTAGCCAGAATTGAATCTTATCCTAACGCAACACAGGCTGCAGTGGCGCGGGTAATAGAAATTTTGGGGGATTATGCAGACAGTGGAATGGAAATTGAAATTGCTGTTCGCAAACATCATTTACCTTATCAATTCAGCTCAGAATGTCTGACGCAGGCAGCTAAAATACCCGATCACGTAAAGCCTACTGAGCGAAAAAACCGAGTTGATTTGCGCGAGTTGCCTTTAATCACGATTGACGGTGAAACTGCCCGAGATTTTGATGATGCTGTATATGCTGAAAAAATTGGACGTAACTATAGACTTCTGGTTGCAATTGCTGATGTCAGCCATTATGTTCAGCCCGATGATGCAATTGACCGTGATGCTCAGGATCGCGCGACCAGTGTTTATTTCCCGCGCCGTGTCATTCCCATGTTACCTGAAAATCTTTCAAACGGAATATGTTCACTTAACCCTAATGTTGAGCGTTTGTGTCTAGTCTGCGATATGGTTATCACTTATGCCGGCAATATAAAAAGTTATGAGTTTTATCCAGCTGTTATGCGTTCTCATGCGCGCCTGACATATACACAGGCCTGGGACTGGATTAGTAATGATCAGTTTGACGATCCGCTTAAATTGCATGTAATGAATTTATATAGGCTGTATAAGATATTATTGAAAAAACGTCTGCAACGTGGTGCTGTAGAATTTGAAAGTATTGAAACGCAGATGGTTTTTAATCAGCAGGGTAAAATTGAACGAATTGTTCCAGTTGAGCGCAATGAGGCTCATCGGCTGATTGAGGAATGTATGCTGGCAGCAAATGTTTGCGCCGCAGAATTTCTTAAACAGCACAAGCACCCTACCCTGTATCGTAATCACGCTGGTCCAACCAGTGAGCGTTTAAATACATTGCGAGAACAACTGGCATTGCTTGGCTTGAGTCTGAATGGTGGCGATCACCCAACACCTAAGGATTATGCTGAGCTGAGCGAAAAAATTAAAGACAGAGCGGATCGCAATGTTATCGGTGTGATGCTATTACGCTCAATGCAGCAGGCAGTATATGAGCCTCAAAATATTGGCCATTTTGGTTTAGCATATCCTGCTTATACACATTTTACTTCTCCGATTCGGCGCTATCCCGATCTGACTGTACATCGTGCCATCAAGGCTGTTTTACAGCATAAGCAGTATCAGCCAAAATCATGGACTGAGCTTGGAGTACATTGTTCTTTGGCTGAACGTAAAGCTGATAATGCGAGCCGTGATGTTGAAAACTGGCTTAAAACTTACTATATGCGTGACAAAATTGGAGAGGTATTTTCCGGTACAATTTCCGGCATGGCCAATTTTGGATTGTTTGTTACGTTAGATAATGTCTATATTGACGGTATGATCCATATCAGTGATTTGGGTGAGGATTATTTCAATTTTCATCCAGAATTAATGGCCATTATTGGAGAACGTAGCGGTATTCGATTCAAACTGGGCGATAAGGTTACCGTAAAAGTAGCACGAGCCGATCTCGATACCAGCCGAATTGATTTGGTATTAATCAGTGCCAATAGCGGTAAGCGACGCCAGAAAAATAGTGCCCAAAAAATTCAGAATAAACTGAATGTCTCTTCTTCTGGAAAGACACAAAAAGTAACTAATAAAAAGCAAAAGACAAACAAACTAAATTTAGGAAAAAGCCAGCATCCAAAGTCTGAAAAACGTACACGCAGGCAATCCGGCAGCAAAAAAACCTAA
- the lolB gene encoding lipoprotein insertase outer membrane protein LolB — protein MYSLLRKPCLQLSAAVISLALSACSSMAPEKITTTSDWQAGHEQTLSGFDSSGRLAIKDQGKGTYANFSWQNLGLVQTIEVKTPLGNSVGVLCQDSDGVIAEDSKGQVFSASSIEELSQRMLGFVLPFDHLNQWVQGYWIENEPYQLLPDGKLKQSGWIIQRQPQINSRSPHIVELNNARFDIRLVFDEYTDTPSQSSAKCELRHKPS, from the coding sequence ATGTATTCATTGCTGCGCAAACCGTGTCTTCAGCTATCAGCAGCCGTTATAAGCTTAGCTTTAAGCGCCTGTAGCAGCATGGCACCAGAGAAAATTACCACTACCTCAGACTGGCAGGCAGGTCACGAACAGACATTATCCGGATTTGATAGTTCAGGCCGGCTTGCCATCAAAGACCAGGGCAAAGGAACCTACGCCAACTTCAGTTGGCAGAATTTAGGTTTAGTACAAACCATCGAAGTAAAAACACCTCTGGGCAATAGCGTAGGGGTTTTATGTCAGGACAGCGACGGCGTTATTGCTGAAGACAGCAAAGGTCAAGTTTTTTCCGCCAGCAGCATTGAAGAATTAAGCCAACGTATGCTTGGATTTGTACTACCCTTTGATCATCTCAACCAATGGGTACAAGGATACTGGATTGAGAATGAACCCTACCAGCTACTACCCGACGGCAAACTCAAACAGTCTGGCTGGATTATTCAGCGTCAGCCGCAAATAAATAGCCGTAGTCCCCATATTGTAGAGCTGAATAATGCACGTTTTGATATCAGGCTAGTTTTTGATGAATATACTGATACTCCAAGCCAGTCATCAGCCAAATGTGAATTACGGCATAAACCATCCTGA
- a CDS encoding tetratricopeptide repeat protein encodes MPRWIHRLTPIVMSLIAISAANAGNTQERPTSIPSIQTRIERVNQITSPDDAESLQRRLTIASRANDIFTLFASELIYSQGRSDIALATDMRMLEHTQEPEVAERAMEMALGSNKIAEAQAIAERWKQIEPNETPARQRLLWELALAKNDFPQVVKNTDAVLSHANDYQLRRLFLKLAQFRLNHLNASDELNTPIHKTAVLHPEMAEAMIADAIYGVTGAHEEQTIKALQALVRLDSDIFPASQLTLNLINIKQPQYLLDFYQQTGVDSMPSKWQSLYIELLIKNNKLQQAYQTLQPLLARSKSADLYLQAAFLAVSQKADTATIASYAEKIAELGNRNQRSKAAIMVAMRYYDEHNLAASRAWVAKADDPQFAFDQALMMCSLEAEEKHWSAAQKWLNKAQASKDPGIFFSATDLLRLQTFVNSSSLTSRQYEQYLNKMLAKAEQGNSKERTENVPPLLLLRGLLYADKLNEPAKAVADMRRFVQMRPDQVDGLNALGYTLLSLPKENWHEAQVLLERAYALSSQSPAVNDSLGWAYYLNGNAQKALPLLEYAYQQQPESEVAAHLGEVYWHLGRESDARRIWSQGWLKPKSDRKILSQILNKHGLKPDSLPLNTAKKEASQSNVDFYLQQASALYSNDERTSAAFIDNINKVMQTGNATQRSEAAYMAASRYFSEKNLPATREWLSKVTDNKFATDKAYLMGMLEVEQNNLAAAQQWLHRMNQSKQPLYFEGVFIPQALSIYIDSKTLEPKAYVRKLTQQLEEAQKKAVVTKNNLPVVLILYFRGITYAEKLDQPKKAIKDFRAYTELKPDDAEGYNALGYTMLSMSKRHWAEALTILQHAYQIEPDSYAIQDSLGWAYYLNGDSKKALPLLRTAYGNTKESAIAAHLGEVLWQMGEQQQAKQVWAQGLTYQDSDQKDLQQTLKKFAVNPASLSDKAASEQTEQSK; translated from the coding sequence ATGCCTCGTTGGATTCATCGCCTTACCCCGATTGTTATGAGCTTAATCGCCATCAGTGCGGCTAATGCGGGCAATACTCAAGAACGGCCGACATCAATACCCTCGATTCAGACCAGAATAGAGCGGGTAAACCAAATTACTTCACCCGATGATGCTGAATCACTACAAAGGCGTCTTACTATTGCTAGCCGTGCTAATGACATCTTCACCCTCTTTGCTAGCGAACTTATTTATTCGCAGGGAAGAAGCGATATCGCATTGGCAACAGACATGCGTATGCTCGAACATACACAGGAGCCTGAAGTTGCTGAACGTGCTATGGAAATGGCTCTTGGATCCAATAAAATAGCCGAAGCGCAAGCTATTGCTGAGCGCTGGAAGCAAATCGAACCAAATGAAACTCCTGCTAGACAGCGCCTGTTGTGGGAGCTGGCATTGGCCAAAAACGATTTCCCGCAAGTAGTCAAAAACACAGACGCCGTTTTATCTCATGCCAACGATTATCAGCTGCGTCGCCTGTTTTTAAAACTGGCACAATTTCGCTTGAACCACTTGAATGCCTCGGATGAACTGAATACGCCAATCCACAAAACCGCAGTATTACATCCTGAGATGGCCGAAGCTATGATTGCTGATGCCATCTATGGGGTAACCGGTGCACATGAAGAGCAGACCATCAAAGCATTACAGGCACTGGTACGTTTAGATAGCGATATTTTTCCGGCTAGCCAACTCACTCTAAACTTAATAAATATTAAACAGCCACAATATCTGCTGGATTTTTATCAGCAAACCGGTGTAGATAGTATGCCTTCTAAATGGCAAAGTTTATATATAGAGTTACTGATTAAAAATAACAAATTGCAGCAAGCCTATCAGACCCTGCAACCTTTGCTGGCCAGAAGCAAAAGTGCCGATCTTTATTTGCAGGCTGCATTCCTCGCCGTTAGTCAGAAAGCGGACACCGCTACTATTGCTTCTTATGCTGAAAAAATAGCCGAACTGGGTAACCGCAATCAGCGCAGTAAAGCGGCAATCATGGTAGCTATGCGCTATTATGATGAACACAACCTAGCAGCATCACGTGCATGGGTGGCAAAAGCTGATGATCCTCAATTTGCTTTTGATCAAGCGCTTATGATGTGTTCACTCGAAGCGGAAGAAAAACACTGGTCAGCTGCGCAGAAATGGTTGAACAAAGCTCAGGCAAGCAAAGATCCAGGGATTTTCTTCAGCGCGACCGATTTATTACGACTACAAACATTCGTTAACAGCTCTTCACTCACCAGCCGACAGTACGAACAATATCTGAATAAAATGCTGGCCAAAGCAGAGCAGGGAAATTCAAAAGAGCGCACAGAAAATGTGCCACCTTTATTACTTCTGCGTGGCTTGTTATACGCAGATAAACTTAACGAGCCAGCCAAAGCCGTTGCCGATATGCGCCGCTTTGTACAAATGCGGCCAGATCAAGTAGATGGCCTGAATGCGTTAGGCTATACCTTACTGAGTTTGCCGAAAGAAAACTGGCACGAAGCTCAGGTACTGCTTGAGCGCGCTTACGCCTTAAGTAGTCAGTCCCCTGCTGTCAACGACAGTCTGGGCTGGGCGTATTATTTAAATGGTAATGCTCAGAAAGCCTTGCCTTTGCTTGAGTATGCGTATCAGCAGCAGCCGGAAAGTGAAGTGGCTGCCCATTTGGGCGAAGTATACTGGCATCTGGGCAGAGAATCAGATGCACGTCGAATATGGTCTCAAGGCTGGCTTAAGCCTAAAAGCGACCGTAAAATACTGAGTCAGATTCTAAATAAACATGGTCTCAAGCCAGACAGCCTGCCGCTAAATACAGCGAAAAAAGAAGCATCACAGTCAAATGTGGATTTTTATCTGCAACAAGCCAGTGCTTTATATTCTAATGACGAACGTACATCTGCCGCATTTATCGACAACATCAACAAAGTAATGCAGACAGGAAATGCAACTCAGCGCAGTGAAGCAGCATATATGGCAGCCTCACGCTATTTTTCTGAAAAAAATCTTCCTGCTACACGTGAATGGCTAAGTAAAGTTACCGACAATAAATTTGCCACTGATAAAGCATATCTGATGGGTATGCTTGAAGTGGAACAAAATAATTTGGCTGCAGCTCAGCAGTGGCTTCATCGCATGAATCAGAGTAAACAACCGCTGTATTTTGAAGGCGTATTCATACCACAGGCTCTATCCATATACATTGATTCTAAAACGCTTGAACCCAAAGCATATGTGCGTAAACTGACTCAGCAACTAGAAGAGGCACAGAAAAAGGCCGTCGTTACAAAAAACAATCTGCCTGTAGTGCTTATACTCTATTTTCGTGGAATAACTTATGCAGAAAAACTTGATCAGCCAAAAAAAGCAATCAAGGATTTTCGTGCCTATACCGAATTGAAACCGGATGATGCAGAAGGCTACAACGCATTAGGCTATACCATGCTGAGTATGTCAAAACGTCATTGGGCTGAGGCACTAACCATTCTGCAACATGCCTATCAGATTGAACCAGATTCTTACGCTATTCAAGATAGTCTGGGCTGGGCGTATTACCTTAATGGTGATTCCAAAAAAGCTTTACCTTTGCTGCGTACTGCCTATGGCAATACAAAAGAAAGTGCCATTGCTGCACATTTGGGAGAAGTCCTTTGGCAAATGGGTGAACAACAGCAGGCAAAGCAGGTTTGGGCACAAGGCCTGACTTATCAGGATTCTGACCAAAAAGATTTACAGCAGACCTTAAAAAAATTTGCTGTCAATCCGGCCAGCCTGTCTGACAAAGCAGCATCAGAGCAGACAGAGCAAAGTAAATAA
- a CDS encoding ribose-phosphate pyrophosphokinase, with product MAAYDSLMVFTGNANPELANNVARHLDISLGRASVGKFSDGEIAVELLENVRGRDVFIVQSTCAPTNDNLMEILTMADALKRASAGRITAAIPYFGYARQDRRPRSVRVPISAKLVANMLYSAGIDRVLTVDLHADQIQGFFDIPVDNIYATPILVHDIEKQRIDNLTVVSPDIGGVVRARAVAKTLGTDLAIIDKRRPKANVAEVMNVIGEIQNRTCLIIDDMIDTANTLCKAASALKERGAERVLAYATHPVFSGEAIERIASSEIDQVVVTDTIPLSVAAQNCERIRQVSISGLLAETVRRISNEESVSYLFNEDVAIPGAMFLP from the coding sequence ATGGCAGCATACGACAGTTTGATGGTGTTTACCGGCAACGCGAACCCAGAGCTGGCTAATAACGTAGCCAGACATTTGGACATTTCATTGGGAAGAGCCTCTGTAGGAAAGTTTTCAGATGGCGAAATCGCAGTTGAATTACTGGAAAATGTACGTGGGCGCGATGTATTTATCGTACAGTCCACCTGTGCGCCAACTAATGACAACCTGATGGAAATCCTTACCATGGCTGATGCACTCAAACGTGCCTCTGCTGGCAGGATTACCGCTGCCATTCCTTATTTTGGCTATGCTCGTCAGGATCGTCGTCCACGTTCAGTGCGGGTACCGATTTCAGCCAAACTGGTAGCCAATATGCTGTATTCTGCTGGTATCGACCGTGTGCTCACCGTGGACCTGCATGCCGATCAGATTCAGGGGTTTTTTGATATACCAGTTGACAATATCTATGCTACCCCGATTCTGGTGCATGATATTGAAAAACAGCGCATTGATAATCTCACTGTAGTCAGCCCTGATATCGGCGGAGTAGTTCGTGCGCGAGCTGTGGCCAAAACTTTGGGTACTGACTTAGCCATTATTGATAAACGTCGTCCCAAAGCTAATGTAGCAGAAGTCATGAATGTGATTGGTGAAATCCAGAATCGTACCTGTCTGATTATTGACGATATGATTGATACGGCCAATACCTTGTGTAAAGCAGCTTCTGCACTAAAAGAACGTGGTGCCGAACGCGTATTGGCCTATGCTACACATCCGGTATTTTCTGGTGAAGCCATTGAGCGTATAGCATCATCAGAAATCGATCAGGTGGTGGTAACCGATACCATTCCATTATCCGTAGCTGCTCAGAATTGTGAACGAATTCGTCAGGTAAGCATTTCAGGCTTATTGGCTGAAACAGTACGTCGTATTAGCAACGAAGAATCCGTGTCATATCTCTTTAACGAAGATGTGGCCATACCGGGAGCGATGTTTCTCCCTTAA
- the pdxH gene encoding pyridoxamine 5'-phosphate oxidase encodes MDLHDIRQDYSQQSLSEADCCAHPLEQFQKWLTEAIHAKVNEPTAMNVATVDQHGRPNARIVLLKEVTEKGFVFFTNYHSRKGRALSQHPYAALTFFWPELERQVRVEGVVLQLAAEDSDAYFRSRPYSSRIGAWASEQSSVISSKAVLMTRAAAFGAKYLLNVPRPPHWGGYLVEPDLVEFWQGRPSRLHDRVQYMREKGLWIKQRLAP; translated from the coding sequence CTGGATTTGCATGACATACGTCAGGATTACAGCCAACAGTCACTTAGTGAAGCCGATTGTTGTGCTCATCCACTAGAACAGTTTCAAAAGTGGCTAACAGAAGCCATACATGCCAAAGTGAATGAACCTACTGCGATGAATGTGGCTACAGTGGATCAACATGGCCGTCCTAATGCGCGCATCGTATTATTAAAAGAAGTGACCGAAAAGGGATTTGTGTTCTTTACCAATTATCATAGCCGTAAGGGTCGTGCTTTAAGCCAGCATCCCTATGCTGCACTGACTTTTTTTTGGCCAGAGCTGGAACGTCAGGTGCGGGTGGAGGGCGTAGTACTGCAGCTAGCTGCTGAAGATTCTGATGCTTATTTCCGTTCCCGTCCCTACAGCAGCCGTATCGGAGCCTGGGCAAGTGAGCAAAGTTCGGTTATCAGTAGCAAAGCCGTGCTGATGACTCGTGCCGCTGCGTTTGGAGCAAAATACTTGCTGAACGTACCACGTCCTCCGCATTGGGGTGGGTATCTGGTCGAGCCTGATCTTGTGGAGTTTTGGCAGGGAAGACCTAGCCGTCTGCATGACCGTGTTCAGTATATGCGAGAAAAAGGCCTATGGATTAAGCAGCGATTGGCACCATAG
- a CDS encoding lysophospholipid acyltransferase family protein: MTSTKSTSFFTRYKRIFKLALWLRQTIRRVNHFEQLSATERNGELVSIGRNLLNILHIKVEPQQPLPNTASMPWLTVANHVSWLDIFVLMAYIPGGYIAKQSIQSWPILGKLATNGGTVYINRLSRQDISPVIKAIKEALLQGRNVLFFPEAYTSEGLTTLPFKAALFQAAIDANRPVMSVAIRYYDTQAKRTPKVAFAGKTSLLRSLWNIVSIPEITVKVDFAEPLMITENQHADRFQLKTMAEEFIQQKVLSDSPLATTFANKMNREQ, translated from the coding sequence ATGACATCAACAAAATCTACTTCTTTTTTTACCCGCTATAAACGTATTTTTAAACTGGCATTGTGGCTACGACAAACCATCAGACGGGTTAATCATTTTGAGCAACTCAGTGCAACCGAACGGAATGGAGAACTGGTTTCCATTGGAAGAAATTTGCTCAACATACTTCATATTAAGGTAGAACCGCAACAACCTCTACCAAATACAGCCAGTATGCCGTGGCTGACTGTGGCTAATCATGTGAGTTGGTTGGATATATTTGTGCTGATGGCCTATATACCAGGCGGGTATATTGCCAAACAAAGTATTCAGTCGTGGCCTATATTGGGCAAACTTGCTACTAATGGTGGTACCGTCTACATTAACAGGCTGTCACGGCAGGATATTAGCCCTGTGATTAAAGCTATCAAAGAAGCTTTGCTGCAAGGCAGAAATGTGCTCTTTTTTCCCGAAGCGTACACCTCTGAAGGCTTGACTACCTTACCTTTTAAAGCTGCTCTATTTCAAGCCGCCATTGATGCAAATCGGCCGGTAATGTCTGTTGCCATACGTTATTACGATACACAGGCCAAACGCACACCTAAAGTAGCCTTTGCCGGTAAAACCAGTTTGCTGCGCAGTCTGTGGAACATAGTTTCGATACCTGAAATTACAGTAAAAGTGGATTTTGCTGAACCACTAATGATTACAGAAAATCAACATGCAGATCGTTTTCAACTTAAAACGATGGCAGAAGAATTTATTCAGCAGAAAGTTCTGAGCGACAGCCCACTGGCTACAACTTTCGCAAACAAAATGAACCGTGAGCAATAG
- the ispE gene encoding 4-(cytidine 5'-diphospho)-2-C-methyl-D-erythritol kinase, protein MDNFQPAADASHFLVPAKLNLDLRIIGRRADGYHLLETIFTLIALYDHIWLRKNTNGSITMHTPVSGVESQQDLCVRAAQLLRGHTGIEQGADIWLNKKIPIGGGLGGGSADAAVVLMALNRLWQLNLTTNQLLHLGVQLGADVPFFIFGQNAFARGIGEDLVPICLPKQWYVIIKPPVHISTAKIFAHKDLTRNSKPRIMPDFQAGQHWRNDMQSVVLAEYPAVREAFEALAEYGSPVMSGSGACVFLSFDSESAAQAVYNKVSDAHQAYCVASLTRHPFYQ, encoded by the coding sequence ATGGATAATTTTCAGCCAGCGGCTGATGCCAGCCATTTTTTGGTACCCGCCAAACTGAATCTGGATTTACGCATTATCGGTCGCCGTGCAGACGGCTATCATTTGCTTGAAACCATTTTCACCTTAATAGCACTGTATGACCACATCTGGCTTAGAAAAAACACCAATGGCAGCATAACCATGCATACGCCCGTATCTGGTGTCGAATCTCAGCAGGATTTATGTGTACGTGCTGCACAATTGCTGCGCGGCCATACCGGCATCGAGCAGGGAGCAGACATTTGGCTAAACAAAAAGATTCCCATAGGTGGAGGACTGGGAGGGGGTAGCGCTGATGCGGCAGTGGTGTTAATGGCACTCAATCGCCTGTGGCAATTGAATCTAACCACAAACCAGTTACTACATTTGGGCGTACAACTCGGTGCTGATGTGCCATTTTTTATTTTCGGACAGAATGCTTTCGCACGCGGTATTGGTGAAGACTTGGTACCTATATGCTTGCCAAAACAATGGTATGTGATTATCAAGCCCCCAGTGCATATCAGTACAGCGAAAATTTTTGCACATAAAGACTTGACACGAAATTCCAAGCCACGCATAATGCCAGACTTCCAAGCAGGACAGCACTGGCGCAATGATATGCAGAGCGTTGTTTTAGCTGAGTATCCAGCGGTAAGGGAAGCATTTGAAGCTTTGGCTGAGTATGGTTCACCCGTGATGAGTGGTTCTGGAGCATGTGTGTTTTTGTCATTTGATTCTGAAAGTGCCGCTCAAGCTGTTTACAATAAAGTTTCTGACGCGCATCAGGCGTATTGTGTTGCTTCCCTGACGAGGCATCCGTTTTATCAATGA
- a CDS encoding 50S ribosomal protein L25/general stress protein Ctc: protein MSYEIKAEIREAQGTGASRRLRREGKVPAVLYGEGTEPVAITVDHRTLWYALEKEAFHTAIIKLDVNGKAYDVIVRDFQMHPFKQQVQHIDFQAVDANKAINIRVPLHLLNAAISPAEKLQSGRVSLLATSVEVNALPKNIPAVLELDVATISAGEIRHLSDLVLPEGVTCVALSRKENLAIASATGKNK from the coding sequence ATGTCTTACGAAATTAAAGCAGAAATCCGTGAAGCTCAGGGCACTGGTGCGAGCCGCCGCCTGCGTCGCGAAGGTAAAGTACCAGCTGTATTGTACGGTGAAGGCACCGAGCCGGTAGCCATTACTGTTGATCACCGTACCTTATGGTATGCTCTGGAAAAAGAAGCTTTCCATACTGCCATTATCAAGCTGGACGTAAATGGTAAAGCCTACGACGTTATCGTACGTGATTTCCAAATGCATCCGTTTAAACAACAGGTACAACATATCGATTTTCAGGCTGTTGATGCCAATAAAGCCATCAATATCCGCGTACCACTGCATCTGCTGAACGCTGCTATTTCTCCAGCAGAAAAATTGCAGAGTGGCCGTGTATCTCTACTGGCTACCAGTGTAGAAGTAAATGCTTTGCCGAAAAATATTCCTGCGGTGCTGGAACTGGATGTTGCTACTATTAGCGCTGGTGAAATCCGCCACTTGTCTGATTTGGTGTTACCGGAAGGCGTAACTTGCGTTGCTCTGAGTCGTAAAGAAAATCTGGCCATTGCTTCAGCTACTGGTAAAAACAAATAA